From Ailuropoda melanoleuca isolate Jingjing chromosome 8, ASM200744v2, whole genome shotgun sequence, a single genomic window includes:
- the REXO2 gene encoding oligoribonuclease, mitochondrial, translating into MLGGSLGSRLLRGVGGSRGQFGSRGHREGGAAMAAGESMAQRMVWVDLEMTGLDIEKDQIIEMACLITDSDLNILAEGPNLIIKQPDELLDSMSDWCKEHHGKSGLTKAVKESTMTLQQAEYEFLSFVRQQTPPGLCPLAGNSVHADKKFLDKYMPQFMKHLHYRIIDVSTVKELCRRWYPEEYEFAPKKAASHRALDDISESIKELQFYRNNIFKKKTDEKKRKIIENGENEKTVS; encoded by the exons ATGCTAGGCggctccctgggctccaggcttTTGCGAGGTGTGGGTGGGAGCCGCGGGCAGTTCGGGTCGCGGGGTCACCGCGAAGGTGGCGCAGCCATGGCGGCAGGGGAGAGCATGGCTCAGCGAATGGTTTGGGTGGACCTGGAG ATGACAGGATTGGACATTGAGAAGGACCAGATTATTGAGATGGCCTGTCTGATAACTGACTCTGATCTCAACATTTTGGCTGAA GGTCCTAACCTGATTATAAAACAGCCAGATGAGTTACTGGACAGCATGTCAGATTGGTGTAAGGAGCATCATGGGAAG TCTGGTCTAACCAAGGCAGTGAAGGAGAGTACAATGACATTGCAGCAGGCAGAGTATGAATTTCTGTCCTTTGTACGACAGCAGACTCCTCCGGGGCTCTGTCCGCTTGCAG GAAATTCAGTTCATGCAGATAAGAAGTTTCTTGACAAATACATGCCCCAGTTCATGAAACATCTTCATTATAGAATAATTGATGTGAGCACTGTTAAAGAACTGTGCAG ACGCTGGTATCCAGAAGAATATGAATTTGCACCAAAGAAGGCTGCTTCTCACAG GGCGCTTGATGACATTAGCGAAAGCATCAAAGAACTTCAGTTTTACCGAAATAACAtcttcaagaagaaaacagatgaaaagaagaggaaaattataGAAAACGGGGAAAATGAGAAGACTGTGAGTTGA